From a single Nostoc sp. MS1 genomic region:
- a CDS encoding DUF2103 domain-containing protein: MGKPADNRKSASRKDGRLVWNHSTHIPGLIPILERLCQQDGIQTITPGVIGRVKGHSPKMQLRISVPIRGGYKVIARQGKTVQEVFILTPLSQDTLEEMIAIACGRV; the protein is encoded by the coding sequence ATGGGTAAACCTGCCGACAACCGTAAATCCGCTTCTCGCAAAGATGGTAGATTAGTTTGGAATCATTCTACCCATATACCTGGCCTGATCCCAATTTTAGAACGCCTGTGTCAACAAGATGGTATTCAAACCATTACACCAGGGGTTATTGGTAGGGTGAAAGGCCATTCCCCAAAAATGCAGTTACGTATATCTGTACCTATTCGTGGTGGTTATAAAGTAATTGCTAGACAAGGTAAAACGGTGCAAGAGGTGTTTATCTTAACACCTCTTTCTCAGGATACACTTGAAGAAATGATTGCGATCGCCTGTGGCAGAGTTTAG
- a CDS encoding protein kinase domain-containing protein has product MLTGKVLRNRYRILQFLGGGAFGETYLAEDLDLPNHPKFVVKQLKPKISQAEVLQVARRLFENEARYLYQLGNLSPQIPKLLAHFEENGEFYLVQEFVDGDDLSAEIIPGKKWSEQAVILLLQEILEVLVIVHQQNIIHRDIKPKNLMRRKEDGKIVLIDFGAVKEVKGLGVDTQGQVTSTIVIGSNGYMPNEQANSKPKLASDIYAVGIIGIQALLGKLPQEFQEDPKTGEIIWQTEVNVSKKLANILNKMVNYHFSQRYQSADEALQALKSVSSKPLSFLPFTVQKLGSTKKILIYSCLGVIVFISLGSILINSANRPKAVPSNNTLNNVDINISTQTLPDVKLVCPETTLPSLDNKKYWVVGRTRYYDLPENKFTGKGILTLPNNQYKGWDRYDGEIKNNKFNGCGTYTFANGNSYVGQFENGFYQGKGKLVCKNGQEFIGNFRKGFFDGEGIFISNKGLRKGGVWEDGKLKGGENITVSCDAIY; this is encoded by the coding sequence ATGCTAACAGGCAAAGTTCTGCGTAACCGCTATCGGATTTTACAGTTTTTGGGGGGTGGTGCATTTGGCGAAACTTATTTAGCCGAAGATTTAGATTTACCCAACCATCCTAAGTTTGTTGTTAAACAACTCAAGCCTAAAATCTCTCAAGCAGAAGTTTTACAAGTTGCTCGCAGATTATTTGAAAATGAAGCAAGGTATTTATATCAATTAGGAAATCTTAGTCCACAAATTCCTAAACTCTTAGCTCACTTTGAAGAAAATGGTGAGTTTTATCTAGTACAAGAATTTGTAGATGGGGATGACCTGAGTGCAGAAATAATTCCTGGTAAAAAATGGAGTGAACAAGCTGTCATTCTACTCTTACAGGAAATCTTAGAAGTTTTAGTAATAGTTCATCAACAAAATATTATTCACCGAGATATCAAGCCGAAAAATTTGATGCGGCGCAAAGAAGACGGCAAGATAGTGCTGATTGACTTTGGGGCTGTTAAAGAAGTTAAAGGTTTGGGAGTTGATACTCAAGGTCAAGTCACTTCAACTATTGTGATAGGCTCTAACGGTTATATGCCTAATGAGCAAGCTAATTCTAAACCAAAATTAGCTAGTGACATTTATGCAGTAGGCATAATTGGTATTCAAGCCTTACTAGGGAAACTTCCTCAAGAATTTCAAGAAGATCCTAAAACTGGTGAAATAATCTGGCAAACCGAAGTAAATGTAAGTAAGAAATTAGCTAACATTTTAAATAAAATGGTCAATTACCATTTTAGCCAAAGATATCAATCAGCAGATGAAGCTTTGCAAGCATTGAAATCAGTTTCATCTAAACCATTATCATTCCTACCTTTCACAGTCCAAAAATTAGGATCTACAAAAAAAATATTAATTTATAGTTGTTTGGGAGTTATTGTTTTTATTAGTTTAGGAAGCATATTAATCAATTCTGCAAATAGACCTAAAGCTGTACCTAGTAATAATACTTTAAATAATGTAGATATAAATATTTCTACCCAAACTCTCCCAGATGTAAAATTAGTTTGTCCAGAAACAACTTTACCATCTCTAGATAATAAAAAATATTGGGTTGTAGGTAGAACTAGATATTATGATTTACCAGAAAATAAATTCACTGGTAAAGGAATCCTCACCTTACCTAATAATCAATATAAGGGATGGGATAGGTATGATGGAGAGATTAAAAATAATAAATTTAATGGTTGTGGAACATACACATTTGCCAATGGTAATAGTTATGTAGGTCAGTTTGAAAATGGTTTTTATCAAGGAAAGGGGAAATTAGTTTGCAAAAACGGTCAAGAATTTATAGGAAACTTTAGAAAAGGTTTCTTTGATGGGGAAGGAATTTTTATTTCTAATAAAGGCTTGCGTAAAGGCGGAGTTTGGGAAGACGGAAAATTAAAAGGCGGCGAAAATATAACTGTGAGTTGTGATGCTATTTATTAA
- a CDS encoding L,D-transpeptidase produces MENKTYQLNLFKLGLTTILILFAWQLRVTAQTQVEQRETTQVITNQGSSLSSETNYSPKSSTVNSGSERVRTLLMRLKLTVPINSSQTKPNPVNTSEQNIHLLLVLKERKLYVYQGNVLQASYPVAIGKPGWDTPTGKFAIMNMVEHPIWENPFTSDKEIVPPGQQNPLGERWIGFWTDGKDEIGFHGTYKRDSVGKAISHGCVRMYNEDVRKLYKLVKIGTIVNVVP; encoded by the coding sequence ATGGAAAATAAAACTTATCAATTGAATCTTTTCAAGTTGGGTTTAACTACCATTTTGATTCTCTTTGCATGGCAATTGCGTGTTACAGCCCAAACCCAAGTTGAGCAAAGAGAAACTACTCAGGTAATTACTAATCAAGGAAGTTCTCTCTCTAGCGAAACGAATTATTCTCCAAAGTCGTCAACTGTTAATAGTGGTTCTGAGAGAGTAAGAACTTTACTAATGAGGCTTAAACTTACAGTACCAATAAATTCTTCTCAAACAAAGCCCAATCCTGTTAACACTTCTGAGCAAAATATTCATTTACTTCTTGTTCTTAAAGAACGAAAACTATATGTTTATCAGGGTAATGTTTTACAAGCCAGCTATCCAGTAGCAATTGGTAAACCAGGCTGGGACACGCCAACAGGTAAATTTGCAATTATGAATATGGTGGAACATCCAATTTGGGAAAATCCTTTTACTTCCGATAAGGAAATTGTTCCTCCCGGTCAACAAAATCCGTTAGGAGAACGCTGGATTGGATTTTGGACTGACGGCAAAGATGAGATTGGATTTCATGGCACTTACAAGCGAGATTCTGTAGGTAAAGCAATTTCTCATGGTTGTGTGAGGATGTACAATGAGGATGTACGGAAATTGTATAAACTTGTAAAAATAGGAACTATTGTAAATGTGGTTCCGTAA
- a CDS encoding DUF3592 domain-containing protein has product MDDKQFFLMFGSIFGGIGSIFAIIGILIGVGINSSVGTVKTQGTVIDFERVKSVDSEGYSYEYYYPIVSFTPSSGKTTTFESHTGSYPPAFGKGQQVEIVYNPQQPGSAMIYSWFDLWFLPTMFTGMGSIFALIGGIALLKAFPRLLILK; this is encoded by the coding sequence ATGGATGATAAACAGTTTTTTCTGATGTTTGGTTCTATATTTGGTGGTATTGGTAGTATATTTGCTATCATAGGTATCTTAATTGGAGTAGGAATTAATTCTTCTGTAGGTACAGTAAAAACACAAGGAACTGTTATTGATTTTGAGCGAGTAAAGTCAGTTGATAGTGAAGGTTACTCATATGAGTATTATTATCCGATAGTTAGCTTTACTCCCAGTTCTGGTAAAACAACTACATTTGAATCTCATACAGGTAGTTACCCACCAGCATTTGGTAAGGGTCAACAAGTAGAGATAGTTTATAACCCTCAACAGCCAGGTTCTGCCATGATTTATTCTTGGTTTGATTTGTGGTTTCTACCTACGATGTTTACTGGTATGGGTTCAATTTTTGCTTTAATTGGGGGAATTGCACTATTAAAGGCGTTTCCACGTCTGCTGATACTGAAGTAG
- a CDS encoding 1-acyl-sn-glycerol-3-phosphate acyltransferase: MPKLINSTQPPLKFIPYSFNPVILRVMQWLLPFVLRFRTRPWLPAGIVDIQGENAEVLAQLYQQFQAGKIRFLLAFRHPEVEDPLCMLYFISRIVPQVARQKGIELQYPVHSHFVYDRGMTIWAGNWLGWLFSQLGGVPIRRGRRLDRQAIQTARDLFANAQFPIAVAPEGGNNGHSGIVSPLEPGVAQLGFWCVEDLHKANRTEAVVIVPVSIQYRYATPPWSKLDELLSKLEADSGLPVQAIAESAQHQPEIYYQRICRLGEYLITEMEEFYRRFYHQDIPKAIATEETATPNEVLIARLHRLLDKALQVSEQYFGIPAQGNFIDRCRRLEEASWNYIYRDDLPDINNLPPFKRGLADLVAQEADLRIQHMRLVESFVAVNATYIQEKYSADRFAETALLMFDMLARIQESTLPGRPRLGLRQALIKVGKPISVTERWEQVQNNRQAAKKAVGNLTQDLQAALESLINVSSTD, from the coding sequence TTGCCTAAATTAATTAACTCTACCCAACCGCCGTTAAAATTTATCCCCTACAGCTTTAACCCGGTCATCTTGCGCGTGATGCAGTGGTTACTACCTTTTGTGTTGCGTTTTCGCACCCGTCCTTGGCTACCGGCTGGTATTGTCGATATTCAAGGTGAGAACGCTGAGGTACTAGCCCAACTTTATCAACAATTCCAAGCTGGGAAGATTCGTTTCTTGTTGGCGTTTCGCCACCCAGAAGTGGAAGACCCTTTGTGCATGTTGTACTTTATTTCTCGCATTGTCCCACAGGTGGCGCGTCAAAAAGGTATCGAGTTGCAATATCCGGTGCATAGCCACTTCGTCTACGACCGGGGAATGACAATATGGGCTGGTAATTGGTTGGGTTGGTTGTTCTCCCAGTTGGGGGGTGTACCTATTCGTCGCGGACGACGGTTAGATAGACAAGCTATTCAAACAGCGCGAGATTTATTTGCTAATGCTCAATTCCCCATCGCTGTTGCCCCAGAAGGTGGTAATAATGGTCACAGTGGCATTGTCAGCCCTTTAGAACCTGGTGTTGCTCAATTGGGTTTTTGGTGTGTGGAAGATTTGCACAAAGCTAACCGTACTGAGGCTGTTGTGATTGTGCCAGTATCTATTCAGTACCGTTACGCCACACCGCCTTGGTCAAAGTTGGATGAGTTGTTGAGTAAATTAGAAGCTGATAGCGGTTTACCAGTGCAAGCAATTGCTGAGTCTGCACAGCATCAACCAGAAATTTATTATCAGCGCATTTGCCGCTTGGGTGAGTACTTAATTACGGAGATGGAAGAATTTTATCGCCGCTTCTATCATCAAGATATCCCGAAAGCGATCGCTACTGAAGAAACGGCTACTCCCAATGAGGTATTAATTGCTAGACTACATCGCTTATTAGATAAAGCTTTACAAGTATCTGAACAATATTTTGGTATTCCCGCCCAAGGTAATTTTATTGACCGTTGTCGTCGTTTGGAGGAAGCAAGTTGGAATTATATATATCGTGATGATTTACCAGATATCAATAATTTACCTCCTTTCAAACGCGGACTGGCGGACTTAGTAGCTCAAGAAGCTGACTTACGTATACAACATATGCGTCTGGTAGAAAGTTTTGTTGCTGTAAACGCTACTTATATTCAAGAAAAGTATAGCGCCGACAGATTTGCAGAGACGGCCTTACTAATGTTTGATATGCTGGCTCGTATCCAAGAATCAACCTTACCAGGAAGGCCAAGGTTAGGTTTACGACAGGCGCTAATTAAGGTAGGTAAGCCCATTTCGGTGACAGAACGCTGGGAACAGGTACAAAATAACCGCCAAGCTGCTAAAAAGGCTGTAGGTAATCTAACTCAAGATTTACAGGCTGCTTTAGAAAGCTTGATTAACGTGAGTTCGACAGACTGA
- a CDS encoding DUF2127 domain-containing protein: protein MQKRPLGLVAIVIYKSAVALLLMVTSIGLLLAVKNYQFLDSLSDDYMLEGKSRLIDWLLEKILNLTPKTLLFSGVGSGIYAVLTTIEAIGLWYQQRWAHILVLWLVGISIPPEVYELTRSISIVKLTVFVVNVGVFIYLLRNFPKHKQHSRH, encoded by the coding sequence GTGCAGAAGCGTCCGCTTGGGTTAGTGGCTATCGTTATCTATAAGTCTGCTGTTGCCCTACTATTGATGGTTACGAGCATAGGTTTATTGCTGGCTGTAAAAAATTATCAATTTTTAGATAGTTTGTCTGATGATTATATGCTGGAAGGTAAATCTAGGCTGATTGATTGGCTGTTAGAGAAGATTTTGAATTTAACCCCCAAAACTTTATTATTTAGTGGTGTAGGTTCAGGTATCTATGCAGTTTTGACTACTATTGAAGCTATTGGCTTGTGGTATCAACAGCGTTGGGCGCATATTTTGGTGTTGTGGCTGGTGGGAATTAGTATTCCTCCAGAAGTTTATGAATTGACTCGTAGTATATCTATCGTCAAACTGACTGTATTTGTGGTGAATGTAGGTGTCTTTATATACTTATTACGCAATTTCCCCAAACATAAACAACATTCTCGTCATTGA
- a CDS encoding rhodanese-related sulfurtransferase has translation MNQKNTQVVATFYKFVSLPDFTEKQDPLLAYCVVQDIKGTILLAKEGINGTIAGSRPAVDAVLSYLRSDPRLQDLEHKESTAEDPPFERMKVRLKKEIVTLGLPEVDPNEQVGTYVTPQEWNDLISDPEVTVIDTRNDYEVHIGTFKGAQNPQTNSFRDFPEYVRQNLDPSKHKKVAMFCTGGIRCEKASSFMLSQGFAEVYHLKGGILKYLEEVQPDESLWEGECFVFDERITVGHGLEPGSHELCFCCGHPLTDEDKASAKYEAGISCPWCFDGLTEEKRLRQKEKWRQFQLNKLRGV, from the coding sequence ATGAACCAAAAAAATACGCAAGTTGTAGCAACATTTTATAAATTCGTGAGTTTGCCGGATTTCACCGAGAAACAAGACCCCCTTCTGGCTTACTGTGTAGTCCAAGATATCAAAGGAACGATACTCTTAGCCAAAGAAGGAATAAACGGAACAATTGCAGGTTCGCGTCCAGCAGTTGACGCGGTATTATCCTATTTGCGTTCCGATCCCCGCTTACAAGACCTAGAACATAAAGAATCTACTGCCGAAGATCCACCATTCGAGCGGATGAAGGTACGGTTAAAAAAGGAAATTGTCACCTTGGGCTTACCAGAAGTTGATCCAAATGAACAAGTAGGTACTTATGTTACGCCGCAAGAATGGAATGACCTAATTTCTGACCCAGAAGTAACAGTAATTGACACTCGCAACGATTACGAAGTACATATTGGCACTTTCAAAGGCGCACAAAATCCCCAAACTAATTCCTTTCGTGATTTTCCTGAGTACGTGCGTCAAAACCTTGATCCTAGTAAACACAAAAAGGTTGCTATGTTTTGTACTGGAGGTATTCGCTGCGAAAAAGCTTCATCGTTTATGCTGTCTCAAGGTTTCGCGGAAGTTTATCACCTCAAGGGGGGGATACTCAAATATTTAGAAGAAGTCCAGCCGGACGAAAGTCTATGGGAAGGCGAATGTTTCGTCTTTGACGAACGTATTACCGTAGGTCATGGTTTAGAGCCGGGAAGTCATGAGTTATGCTTCTGTTGCGGACATCCTTTGACTGATGAGGATAAGGCTTCTGCAAAGTATGAGGCGGGTATTTCTTGTCCTTGGTGTTTTGATGGTTTGACTGAGGAGAAGAGATTAAGACAAAAGGAGAAATGGCGACAATTTCAATTAAATAAGTTGAGGGGAGTTTGA
- a CDS encoding ester cyclase: MSKTQENKKIAQRWLELITEHKIEEICEMTTLDWQMHGGLPGLSLGPDGVRQLFASFGDIKQTWTIEDIIAEGDKVVVRATNTCTQDSFFGIPAHSRQQTFTAIFIHTIINGKIAETWRNADDLGRVLQLGALIQPGNSGQEL, translated from the coding sequence ATGTCTAAAACACAAGAGAACAAAAAAATTGCACAACGGTGGTTAGAGCTAATTACAGAGCATAAAATTGAGGAAATCTGTGAAATGACCACTTTAGATTGGCAGATGCACGGTGGTTTACCTGGACTCTCTTTAGGCCCGGATGGTGTACGTCAACTTTTTGCATCATTTGGAGATATTAAGCAGACATGGACAATTGAAGACATAATTGCTGAGGGAGATAAAGTTGTAGTACGTGCAACTAATACTTGTACCCAAGACAGTTTCTTTGGTATTCCTGCTCACAGTCGTCAGCAGACTTTTACAGCCATATTTATTCACACAATTATTAATGGGAAGATAGCAGAAACTTGGCGAAATGCTGATGATTTAGGGCGAGTTCTTCAACTTGGAGCGCTTATTCAGCCCGGAAATTCGGGACAGGAGCTTTAA